One segment of Pan paniscus chromosome 20, NHGRI_mPanPan1-v2.0_pri, whole genome shotgun sequence DNA contains the following:
- the FUZ gene encoding protein fuzzy homolog isoform X1, translating to MGEEGTGGTVHLLCLAASSGVPLFCRSSRGGAPARQQLPFSVIGSLNGVHMFGQNLEVQLSSARTENTTVVWKSFHDSIILIVLSSEVGISELRLERLLQMVFGAMVLLVGLEELTNIRNVERLKKDLRASYCLIDSFLGNSELIGDLTQCVDCVIPPEGSLLQEALSGFAEAAGTTFVSLVVSGRVVAATEGWWRLGTPEAVLLPWLVGSLPPQTARDYPVYLPHGSPTVPHRLLTLTLLPSLELCLLCGPSPPLSQLYPQLLERWWQPLLDPLRACLPLGPRALPSGFPLHTDILGLLLLHLELKRCLFTVEPLGDKEPSPEQRRRLLRNFYTLVTSTHFPPEPGPPEKTEDEVYQAQLPRACYLVLGTEEPGTGVRLVALQLGLRRLLLLLSPQSPTHGLRSLATHTLHALTPLL from the exons atgggggaggaggggacGGGCGGCACTGTGCATCTGCTGTGCCTCGCGGCCTCCAGCGGGGTCCCCCTATTCTGCAGGAGCAGTCGCGGCGGCGCCCCCGCCCGTCAGCAG CTCCCGTTCTCTGTCATCGGTTCCCTCAATGGAGTCCACATGTTTGGGCAGAATCTGGAGGTGCAGCTGAGCTCTGCGAGGACCGAGAACACGACTGTGGTGTGGAAAAGCTTCCATGACAG CATCATCCTCATTGTTCTGTCATCTGAGGTGGGCATCtctgagctgaggctggagagacTACTCCAAATGGTGTTTGGAGCCATG GTCCTTCTTGTGGGACTTGAAGAACTGACCAATATCCGCAACGTGGAGAGACTGAAGAAGGACTTGAGG GCCAGTTATTGCCTCATCGACAGCTTCCTGGGGAACTCGGAGCTCATTGGGGACCTGACCCAGTGTGTGGACTGCGTGATTCCTCCAGAGGGGTCCCTCTTGCAG GAAGCCCTCTCCGGGTTCGCTGAGGCCGCGGGCACGACCTTCGTCAGTCTGGTGGTGTCGGGCCGGGTGGTGGCAGCAACAGAGGGTTGGTGGCGGCTGGGGACGCCCGAGGCCGTGCTGCTCCCCTGGCTGGTGGGGTCCCTGCCGCCGCAGACCGCTCGCGACTACCCGGTGTACCTGCCGCACGGGAGCCCCACG GTCCCACACCGGCTCCTGACCCTGACTCTGCTGCCGAGCCTGGAGCTGTGTCTACTCTGCGGGCCGAGCCCACCCCTCAGCCAGTTGTATCCACAG CTTCTGGAGCGCTGGTGGCAGCCACTGCTGGACCCGTTGCGGGCCTGTCTGCCGTTGGGACCCCGGGCGCTGCCCAGTGGCTTCCCCCTTCACACAGACATCCTCGG GCTGCTGCTCCTCCACCTGGAACTGAAACGCTGCCTCTTCACCGTGGAGCCCTTGGGGGATAAAG AGCCTTCACCAGAACAGCGCCGGCGCCTCCTCCGAAACTTCTATACCCTGGTCACCTCCACGCACTTCCCACCAG AGCCAGGGCCACCAGAGAAGACAGAAGATGAGGTCTACCAGGCCCAGCTGCCCAGAGCTTGCTACCTGGTGTTGGGGACTGAGGAACCAGGCACAGGAGTGCGTCTGGTGGCCTTGCAGCTGGGGCTTcggcggctgctgctgctgctgtctccCCAGAGTCCCACCCATGGGCTGCGAAGCCTGGCCACCCACACTCTGCATGCCCTCACCCCACTTCTTTGA
- the FUZ gene encoding protein fuzzy homolog isoform X4: MGEEGTGGTVHLLCLAASSGVPLFCRSSRGGAPARQQLPFSVIGSLNGVHMFGQNLEVQLSSARTENTTVVWKSFHDSIILIVLSSEVGISELRLERLLQMVFGAMVLLVGLEELTNIRNVERLKKDLRASYCLIDSFLGNSELIGDLTQCVDCVIPPEGSLLQVPHRLLTLTLLPSLELCLLCGPSPPLSQLYPQLLERWWQPLLDPLRACLPLGPRALPSGFPLHTDILGLLLLHLELKRCLFTVEPLGDKEPSPEQRRRLLRNFYTLVTSTHFPPEPGPPEKTEDEVYQAQLPRACYLVLGTEEPGTGVRLVALQLGLRRLLLLLSPQSPTHGLRSLATHTLHALTPLL; encoded by the exons atgggggaggaggggacGGGCGGCACTGTGCATCTGCTGTGCCTCGCGGCCTCCAGCGGGGTCCCCCTATTCTGCAGGAGCAGTCGCGGCGGCGCCCCCGCCCGTCAGCAG CTCCCGTTCTCTGTCATCGGTTCCCTCAATGGAGTCCACATGTTTGGGCAGAATCTGGAGGTGCAGCTGAGCTCTGCGAGGACCGAGAACACGACTGTGGTGTGGAAAAGCTTCCATGACAG CATCATCCTCATTGTTCTGTCATCTGAGGTGGGCATCtctgagctgaggctggagagacTACTCCAAATGGTGTTTGGAGCCATG GTCCTTCTTGTGGGACTTGAAGAACTGACCAATATCCGCAACGTGGAGAGACTGAAGAAGGACTTGAGG GCCAGTTATTGCCTCATCGACAGCTTCCTGGGGAACTCGGAGCTCATTGGGGACCTGACCCAGTGTGTGGACTGCGTGATTCCTCCAGAGGGGTCCCTCTTGCAG GTCCCACACCGGCTCCTGACCCTGACTCTGCTGCCGAGCCTGGAGCTGTGTCTACTCTGCGGGCCGAGCCCACCCCTCAGCCAGTTGTATCCACAG CTTCTGGAGCGCTGGTGGCAGCCACTGCTGGACCCGTTGCGGGCCTGTCTGCCGTTGGGACCCCGGGCGCTGCCCAGTGGCTTCCCCCTTCACACAGACATCCTCGG GCTGCTGCTCCTCCACCTGGAACTGAAACGCTGCCTCTTCACCGTGGAGCCCTTGGGGGATAAAG AGCCTTCACCAGAACAGCGCCGGCGCCTCCTCCGAAACTTCTATACCCTGGTCACCTCCACGCACTTCCCACCAG AGCCAGGGCCACCAGAGAAGACAGAAGATGAGGTCTACCAGGCCCAGCTGCCCAGAGCTTGCTACCTGGTGTTGGGGACTGAGGAACCAGGCACAGGAGTGCGTCTGGTGGCCTTGCAGCTGGGGCTTcggcggctgctgctgctgctgtctccCCAGAGTCCCACCCATGGGCTGCGAAGCCTGGCCACCCACACTCTGCATGCCCTCACCCCACTTCTTTGA
- the FUZ gene encoding protein fuzzy homolog isoform X3, whose product MFGQNLEVQLSSARTENTTVVWKSFHDSIILIVLSSEVGISELRLERLLQMVFGAMVLLVGLEELTNIRNVERLKKDLRASYCLIDSFLGNSELIGDLTQCVDCVIPPEGSLLQEALSGFAEAAGTTFVSLVVSGRVVAATEGWWRLGTPEAVLLPWLVGSLPPQTARDYPVYLPHGSPTVPHRLLTLTLLPSLELCLLCGPSPPLSQLYPQLLERWWQPLLDPLRACLPLGPRALPSGFPLHTDILGLLLLHLELKRCLFTVEPLGDKEPSPEQRRRLLRNFYTLVTSTHFPPEPGPPEKTEDEVYQAQLPRACYLVLGTEEPGTGVRLVALQLGLRRLLLLLSPQSPTHGLRSLATHTLHALTPLL is encoded by the exons ATGTTTGGGCAGAATCTGGAGGTGCAGCTGAGCTCTGCGAGGACCGAGAACACGACTGTGGTGTGGAAAAGCTTCCATGACAG CATCATCCTCATTGTTCTGTCATCTGAGGTGGGCATCtctgagctgaggctggagagacTACTCCAAATGGTGTTTGGAGCCATG GTCCTTCTTGTGGGACTTGAAGAACTGACCAATATCCGCAACGTGGAGAGACTGAAGAAGGACTTGAGG GCCAGTTATTGCCTCATCGACAGCTTCCTGGGGAACTCGGAGCTCATTGGGGACCTGACCCAGTGTGTGGACTGCGTGATTCCTCCAGAGGGGTCCCTCTTGCAG GAAGCCCTCTCCGGGTTCGCTGAGGCCGCGGGCACGACCTTCGTCAGTCTGGTGGTGTCGGGCCGGGTGGTGGCAGCAACAGAGGGTTGGTGGCGGCTGGGGACGCCCGAGGCCGTGCTGCTCCCCTGGCTGGTGGGGTCCCTGCCGCCGCAGACCGCTCGCGACTACCCGGTGTACCTGCCGCACGGGAGCCCCACG GTCCCACACCGGCTCCTGACCCTGACTCTGCTGCCGAGCCTGGAGCTGTGTCTACTCTGCGGGCCGAGCCCACCCCTCAGCCAGTTGTATCCACAG CTTCTGGAGCGCTGGTGGCAGCCACTGCTGGACCCGTTGCGGGCCTGTCTGCCGTTGGGACCCCGGGCGCTGCCCAGTGGCTTCCCCCTTCACACAGACATCCTCGG GCTGCTGCTCCTCCACCTGGAACTGAAACGCTGCCTCTTCACCGTGGAGCCCTTGGGGGATAAAG AGCCTTCACCAGAACAGCGCCGGCGCCTCCTCCGAAACTTCTATACCCTGGTCACCTCCACGCACTTCCCACCAG AGCCAGGGCCACCAGAGAAGACAGAAGATGAGGTCTACCAGGCCCAGCTGCCCAGAGCTTGCTACCTGGTGTTGGGGACTGAGGAACCAGGCACAGGAGTGCGTCTGGTGGCCTTGCAGCTGGGGCTTcggcggctgctgctgctgctgtctccCCAGAGTCCCACCCATGGGCTGCGAAGCCTGGCCACCCACACTCTGCATGCCCTCACCCCACTTCTTTGA
- the FUZ gene encoding protein fuzzy homolog isoform X2, with the protein MGEEGTGGTVHLLCLAASSGVPLFCRSSRGGAPARQQLPFSVIGSLNGVHMFGQNLEVQLSSARTENTTVVWKSFHDSIILIVLSSEVGISELRLERLLQMVFGAMVLLVGLEELTNIRNVERLKKDLRASYCLIDSFLGNSELIGDLTQCVDCVIPPEGSLLQEALSGFAEAAGTTFVSLVVSGRVVAATEGWWRLGTPEAVLLPWLVGSLPPQTARDYPVYLPHGSPTVPHRLLTLTLLPSLELCLLCGPSPPLSQLYPQLLERWWQPLLDPLRACLPLGPRALPSGFPLHTDILGLLLLHLELKRCLFTVEPLGDKEPSPEQRRRLLRNFYTLVTSTHFPPVGRAGSWTRLLERLCCCRVRHVYC; encoded by the exons atgggggaggaggggacGGGCGGCACTGTGCATCTGCTGTGCCTCGCGGCCTCCAGCGGGGTCCCCCTATTCTGCAGGAGCAGTCGCGGCGGCGCCCCCGCCCGTCAGCAG CTCCCGTTCTCTGTCATCGGTTCCCTCAATGGAGTCCACATGTTTGGGCAGAATCTGGAGGTGCAGCTGAGCTCTGCGAGGACCGAGAACACGACTGTGGTGTGGAAAAGCTTCCATGACAG CATCATCCTCATTGTTCTGTCATCTGAGGTGGGCATCtctgagctgaggctggagagacTACTCCAAATGGTGTTTGGAGCCATG GTCCTTCTTGTGGGACTTGAAGAACTGACCAATATCCGCAACGTGGAGAGACTGAAGAAGGACTTGAGG GCCAGTTATTGCCTCATCGACAGCTTCCTGGGGAACTCGGAGCTCATTGGGGACCTGACCCAGTGTGTGGACTGCGTGATTCCTCCAGAGGGGTCCCTCTTGCAG GAAGCCCTCTCCGGGTTCGCTGAGGCCGCGGGCACGACCTTCGTCAGTCTGGTGGTGTCGGGCCGGGTGGTGGCAGCAACAGAGGGTTGGTGGCGGCTGGGGACGCCCGAGGCCGTGCTGCTCCCCTGGCTGGTGGGGTCCCTGCCGCCGCAGACCGCTCGCGACTACCCGGTGTACCTGCCGCACGGGAGCCCCACG GTCCCACACCGGCTCCTGACCCTGACTCTGCTGCCGAGCCTGGAGCTGTGTCTACTCTGCGGGCCGAGCCCACCCCTCAGCCAGTTGTATCCACAG CTTCTGGAGCGCTGGTGGCAGCCACTGCTGGACCCGTTGCGGGCCTGTCTGCCGTTGGGACCCCGGGCGCTGCCCAGTGGCTTCCCCCTTCACACAGACATCCTCGG GCTGCTGCTCCTCCACCTGGAACTGAAACGCTGCCTCTTCACCGTGGAGCCCTTGGGGGATAAAG AGCCTTCACCAGAACAGCGCCGGCGCCTCCTCCGAAACTTCTATACCCTGGTCACCTCCACGCACTTCCCACCAG TGGGGCGGGCGGGCTCCTGGACAAGGCTACTGGAGCGCCTGTGTTGCTGCCGTGTTCGCCATGTGTATTGCTAA